The nucleotide window ATTCAACCTTTGGTGGGTTTgtaagtttttctccatttactaGAATCACTAAAGGGGAAATGACTAGGGATATGTTCTTTAGCAAGCCACCAACAGCTACTGTGCAGTGTCTTTGGGTTGGACATTACATCACAGTCAGTGGATGGAggactttctctgcttttcagctGCTTCCCACATAATGACAATAGCGTTAATGCAGTGACAATATATACTACTTACTTACTGGAGGCGTCTTTCATGAAGCCCTATGTTGGGGTGGGTGTCAGAGCTCAGTGATacagtgtgtgcttagcatgcCTGTGGCCTTGATTTAATCCTCCATACAACAATAGCAATAATATAACATTTATGTCTTACTCCTAAGATGTCTTAATGAGACGCCACAACACGTATGAACTGCCTGAGAAACAGGAActtgttattttcttaaattaagaGAAGTTCAGTGGGAGTGCTTCCTCTCTCGTTTTAACTCCCCATCAGGTTGTGGCATCGGGCAGGAGGAAGCATCACTCAAGAGATGGAAAGTCTGACATCCCAGCCCAAGCGATGCCACAAGGTGGGGGTCACTGTGGTTTTTCAAGGGCCATGACCCTCAGATCTAAAAGCTTAAAGAGCTCTGGGAGATGAAAAGAGTCACATTACCTCTGTCAACCCAGTGACCTTGCCTGAAGGCTAGGAGGAAATCAGAGTACCAGCTCTGCCTTTGTGAAGgtcttcatatttatttaatgtaggTTTCACACTCATTCCGATTTAAGCAGTCTTCATCTTGACGACTGAGTTCTCTCCAAGCCTTAAAAGTGGCACATTAGCTGCCTTGTCCTGCTCTCGTCTATAATAACTGCTATTTATTGTGTGTGATGTGGTCAGCACACTGCTAAAGGACTTTATCTGTTTACATACCTTCGCACGAGCCTCATTGTGTGGATGGAAAACCTTTCAAAAGTTAAATGATGGTCTAAGAGTTGCACAGACCACGACTAGTTAAGTCTGGACTTGAGCGCAGTGAACAGTGAACAGAACTTCAGAAGAGACCCTGAATGCATGGAAATTACTGTTTGCGACAAGTGTTGTGGGcgatctttttcattttattttccgtGTATTTATTATACACATGTTTgtgcacagtgcacatgtggaggtcggaggagaGTTTGTTGTTCCCTTCTGCTATgtggctctggggatcaaactctggtcttcaggcttggcagcaagtgccttttccccCTGTAATCTTAAGTAAGTcctgattctttttttccccctttgttttaGATCCTAACCTAAGCTTTCCTTTCTTTACCTCTTCCCAGTCCCCCTACCTCCCatcttccccttccccatcccatccactcctccttcactGTTTCTCTTCGGATACAGGCTGGCATCCCATGGACATCAGCCAGCCATTGCATCTCAACCTGCAGTGAGACCAGGCATGCCCTCCTCCAccaaggttggatgaggcaatcTGGCAGGAGAAATGGGTCACAAAAGCagacaacagagtcagagacctCCCTTGCTCTCACTGCCAGGAGTACCATAGGAAGACCAAGTTACAcgactgtcacatatatgtagaaggcCTAGGTCAGCCTCATGTTGACTCCCTggctgtcagttcagtctctgtgaggcccgatgagcccaggttagtcgggtctgtgggttttcttttaattagTAAGTAAGCCACCTTGCTAGCCTGAGAGATCTCCCAATATTTAACATGTAATCTTAAAGAAATGGGGGAAAAATGTGACTTCAGAGTTACACACTAGATGCCATAGGCACAGCCACTGAGCAGTAACTACCCTGTTAGGCATGTTACAAACTGGCATTCTGGGAATATTTTGAAGTAGATACAGAAAACTTTCCCTTAAATATACGATGGTTTGAAAGTCTGTCAGGAACTAAATGCACTTAAGATAATTAAAGTATATTTGCATATTCACAGCCCATAATATTTTAGTACATGTAGTCCTCTGGGGAATCACTAATATGTGAGCAAAGAAAAATAGCCCCGAAGGCCTCTTAGGTCATCGGCAGTCAGATGGTTAAGAGACTTCACCACCAGAATGAGTCGGCCCTCCAGGACCTTCGAAGAGTTTTCCCAGGAGCAAAAGCTTACAAAATATAAGAATGATATCATCAATACGGATAACTaatgtatttttctataaaatgtagCAATTATGTAAATAAAAGGCTAGCTGCACTTCACAGCTGTGTAGAAAATCCCTGACTTTCTCCCTTCTGACCCGGTCcgcttctcttttcttctcccctcttTTCTGTGAACCAGGGAAACCCTTTACCAGGCGCTCAGTCCGCCAGCCCTGGGTTTTGATGACTCCTCGCCcgcctttgtttttttgttttgttttttggtttttttgagacaagaattTTGCTttggtggaagctccacctcagcccctggcaccctggcatccatgtacccaaagagtctggaatgttctggtggaagaccCACCTcagctccccttcccctctcttttcccaaacccgccccttcaaagcccgccaaacagGGCTCCTCCCCCAGGGAggttcaagaccactcccacagggtacataagctgcatcccagaaaacaacACGTGGTCTTCTGATCTCTTGTcccagtctcctctctgggggGCCGGAGAATCACCGGggaacactttacccattaaactggggcttcttctaatttggtctgatttggattgctgcatcggCAGAGAGGCTTATGGGGCtgcaaaaacgaaacaaaacaaaacaactcatcaggtttctttgtgtagtcctggctgtcctcgaactcactccgtagaccaggctggcctctgtctcacagagatccaccacctacctctgcctcccgagtgctggcattgaaGGCATGGGCCGCCATCACCTGCCTTGGATCTTGATTTCTCAGTACCAGACCGTGAGGGGTAACTGCTTGTTGGCTGTGGTGCCTGCTGAGTCTGAGGTGACTTGTACAGCAACATGGACTAAAAACAACAGaggggttttatttttaaaccattttggGAGTAGCCACATAGTTTTTAGAATTTCTCCACTGAAAGGAGAGGGCATTTGAAAGGtgccagagaaagagaaatctggaggAGTAGAGTAGCCTTCAAAGTGCCTGATATTTCAACTgatctttgttttatttccccTGCTGTATCTACCGGCGTGTGGTAGAGACACACCGTTACCTTCACCACAATTACCCTGCCCAGGAGTCCTTATCGGCATGTCTCGTTACTCCCTGCATTGGAAGCTGTGTAGGAAAGGAAAGTCTCCAGTCCCGTGCACTGCTGTCTCCCCAGTGCCTAGACAAATACCTGGTGTGTGTCTTGAATGAGTGCTGATGCGTTCAATATGGTGAAAAGGCTAATTCTCTTGCTGCCTCTCTTCTGTGGCAGTCCAGCAACCCACGTCTCATCTAACTCAAAATCATCATGATTCTCAGTTCACGAGTGCCGGCATCTGCAAAAACAGAGACAGCAGTGCTGGAATAAGCAAACAAGATCACGTCTGTGGGTGAATAAATTTGTCCGTTTCAGGAAGTGAGCGCCGTTAGTACGAATCGGGCACAATGGATACTAAGAAGGGAAACTGGTTTCTATCGTTCTTGCTGCTGTTTGGCGATGATTCAGATCGCCTTTGCCTCCGATGTGAAAACacatggaagcagaaaggcaGATGTTTTGGACCTTCCATATGTGTAGATGAGTGGTGTTGGAAGTTGGATATTAGTTCCAGGAACCCTGCACTCTGCCCAGATTGATGAGGGATGAACAGGGAATAGATTCGCTGACACACGAAGAAATGCTGGCATCAGGTGGACCATGCTCGCTCTGGTGGAGCAGCACCCAACAACCCAGGATCCTGTGTGTCCATTATGTGCATTTATTACCTgcggaaggagagggaggggatcACTCATCCCAGCAGGAGGTCTCCATGGAGGTGGGGGGCATGCAGTCTTCAGCTGCagtcatttgggaggaggaagctgcagtggCTGCTTCCTACACACAGAGGTCAGTCCCTCATAAACACTCagttggaccagaggaaggctttgcaaTTGACACTCTGCTGGAGGAGGGCTTTGCCAGGCTTTGGGTCTGAAGCCTTAGTGTCCTCGAAAGGCTGTGCCCACGACAACAACACACTTTCACTCTGGACTCCATCCACTTTTTACGCATTTACTCAGGATTTCCTCAGCTCCCTTGCACAGGAACTCTCatatgtttttggttgtgagcctagcctttaacagctgagccatctctccagcccatacagGAACTCTCTACCCACAACAGGGACTGAATAGTCACTCTGTGATGATAATTCAGGGTAGGCAATCTTGGATGACTAAATATCACTACCAatatttgtaaagatttatttgttttatgtgtgtatgtatgtcccTGAGTGTAAgcatgtgcactatgtgtgtgcaggtgtccttggaggccagatgaggcattagatctcctggagctagtgTGACAGggagttgtgagtcacctgatgtagatgctgggagtcaaacccaggtcctctgcaagagcagcaagtgctcttggccactgagccatctcttcagcctttccAAGCTTCTTAAAGCTCTCAGGCTATCAAATGGaacaggggtgaggtggggagggggtgggatgggggggggggttgaagtCTGGACTGACAAGGCAGTTCCTAAAGTGAGCAAAGAGGTGCATCTCCCATCCCTGTGCTCTCTCTGGGGATCCCGCCCCACTTCAGTGTCAGGGTCAGGGCACATGCAGTAACTGGCTTCATGATCTATCAACCAAAGCTCTGAGATGAAGTAAAAGATTCAGCGTGTCCATCGATGACTGTAGTCAGATATtgggatttaaaaaattaaagtcttccagtatttaaacaacaaaaacaaaaacaaaaacaaaaaaacctcctaTCCTTCCGTGCTGTTTTCTAGGAATTTAAACTCACATTCATCCTTCATATGAGAAAACAAGTGATAGACTTCTTGGAAATGCAATGAGACTCAGCAGCATCTATACACTTTATAACATCATTATGTCAACAGCAGCCTGGGCCCCAAGGCTGCCAGAAGACAGGGAATTGATTTCCAACTGCTCCAACATGGCTTTAAGGAAGATTCCCCCAGACTTGACTGCAGCCACAACCATACTGGATTTATCCTATAATCTCCTCTTTCAAATCCAGAGTTCTGATTTCTACTCTTTCTCCAAACTATGTTTTCTGATCCTATGCCATAACAGGATCCAACAGCTGGATACCAAGGTCTTTGACCTGAACAGGGAGTTAAGCTATTTAGACTTGTCTTACAATAGACTGAAGGTCATAATTTGGTCTTCCCTGGCAGATCTCAGACCTTTAGATCTTTCTTTTAATGACTTTGACATCCTGCCTACCTGTGAAGAGATTGGCAACATGCCACACCTGGAAACTCTAGGCTTGAGTGGAGCAAAGATACAAAAGTCAGATCTCCAGAAAATTGCTCAAATGAATCTCAGTGTAGTCCTGTTAGGACTGAGGACTTTTTCTCATTATGAAGAAGGCAGCCTGCCCATCCTAAACACAATAGCCCTTCACATCATCTTAACAATGAACACAAGCTTCTGGGCGCTTTTGTGTGATGgaatgaaaacttcaaaaataGTAGAAATGACAAATATGGATGGCAAGAATCGGTTTGTCAGGTATGAGACTCCACGGAATCTTATTATGGAGAATACCAAGGCATCGATGCTGGCATTTCATAAAGTTGACTTGCTCTGGGATGACCTTCTCCACATCTCCCAGTTCGTGTGGCTGACATCAGTGAAATACTTTCAGATTCAGGACATGACTCTTGGAGGGATGGCTAATCTAGATCACAATTCATTTGACTACTCAAATACTGTAATGAAAGCTATAACATGGGAGGGCATACATTTCAGAATCTTTTCTATTCCCCAGGACAGAATTTACTTGCTTTTCACCCAAATGGATATAGAAAACCTGACCATATCAGATGCACAAATGCCACATCTGATTTTCCCTAATCACCCCCAAAGTTTCCAACATTTACATTTGCCAATAACATCTTAACAGATGACCTGTTTAAGAACCCTAGTCAGCTGCCTTATTTGAAAACTCTCATTTTGAAGGGCAACAAACTGGAGACTGTCTTTGGTGAATCTGTTTGCCCACAGCACACCCTTGTTTCACTTGGGTCTAAGCCAGAACCTGCAACATGAAAATGAGGAGAAATTACCCATGGCCAGACACCTTGGCCTTCTTGAATTTGTCTTCCAATAAATTTGATGATTCTATTTTCAGGTGTTTGCCCAGAAGTGTTCAAACACTTGATCTCAACCGTAACAGAATACAAGCTGTCCCTAAAGAGACTATCCACCCGAGGTCTTTACGAGAGCTTAATATTGCATTTAATTTTCTCACTGACCTCCCTGGGTGCAATCATTTCACAAGACTCTCTCTTCTGAACATTGAAATGAATCTAATTCTCAGCCCATCTCTGGATTTTTTCTGGAGCTGCCAAGAGGTAAAGACTCTAAATGTGGGAGGAAATCCATTCCGGTGTACCTGTGAACTAAGAGACTTCATTTGGCTTGAAAAGCATTTGGAGGGCCTGATGGTTGGATGGCCAGATTCATACACCTGTGAATACCCTTTGAGTCTAACGGGGACTCCATTAAAAGATGTTTATCTTCCTGAATCATCTTGCAACACAACTTTGCTGATTGTCACCATTGACTGGTCCTGTTGGTTCTGGGGACGGCTGTAGTGTTCTGCTGGCTTGGCTTTGACCTGCCCTGGTACCTCAGGATGCTGGGCCAGTGGATACGGACACAGCATGGGGTTAGGAAGACAATGCAAGAAGAATCGAAGAGATGTGTGCAGTTCCACATGTTTATCTCACACTCTGCACACGATTCAGGCTGGGTGAAGAACAAACTGATCCCCCATCTGGAGACAGAAGATGTCTTGATTTGTCTCCCTGAGAGAAACTTCGACCCTGACAGGAGCATTGTTGAAAATATTACCAACTCTAAGTCCATCTTTGTGCTGTCTCCCAACTTCGTCCAGAGTGAGCGGCGTCATTGTGAATTCTATCTTGCTCATCACAGTCCCTCCCATGACAGTTACGATTACATCATCCCCATCTCACTGGAGCCCATCCCCTCTTACTGCATTCCTCCCAGGGTTCCTAAGCTGAAAGCTCTTTTGGAAAAGCAAGTATACTTAGAATGGCCCAGGGACATTTTCTGGGCAAACCTTCGAGCTGCTCTTAATGTTAACTTATCGGACTCCAGAGATAGGTGTGAACTACAGACATTCACAGAGCCAAATGATGAGTACCACGGTTCTACCATCTCTCTGGTGTGAACAGACTGCTTCTAAAAACCTACCACACCCAGGGAGATTGGGGACCACAATCACTGCTGGTAGATAACTGTATATAATCTTTAAGATGATAATTTTGTAgtatctattaaaataaaatggttatttcctttgtgtctgtTCCTAGAATGGTTTCTTAGACTATCGCTGCCTGGGGGAacagc belongs to Onychomys torridus chromosome 10, mOncTor1.1, whole genome shotgun sequence and includes:
- the Tlr10 gene encoding LOW QUALITY PROTEIN: toll-like receptor 10 (The sequence of the model RefSeq protein was modified relative to this genomic sequence to represent the inferred CDS: inserted 4 bases in 3 codons; deleted 1 base in 1 codon; substituted 1 base at 1 genomic stop codon), producing the protein MRLSSIYTLYNIIMSTAAWAPRLPEDRELISNCSNMALRKIPPDLTAATTILDLSYNLLFQIQSSDFYSFSKLCFLILCHNRIQQLDTKVFDLNRELSYLDLSYNRLKVIIWSSLADLRPLDLSFNDFDILPTCEEIGNMPHLETLGLSGAKIQKSDLQKIAQMNLSVVLLGLRTFSHYEEGSLPILNTIALHIILTMNTSFWALLCDGMKTSKIVEMTNMDGKNRFVRYETPRNLIMENTKASMLAFHKVDLLWDDLLHISQFVWLTSVKYFQIQDMTLGGMANLDHNSFDYSNTVMKAITWEGIHFRIFSIPQDRIYLLFTQMDIENLTISDAQMPHLIFPNHPQSFQHLXFANNILTDDLFKNPSQLPYLKTLILKGNKLETXSLVNLFAHSTPLFHLGLSQNLQHENEENYPWPDTLAFLNLSSNKFDDSIFRCLPRSVQTLDLNRNRIQAVPKETIHPRSLRELNIAFNFLTDLPGCNHFTRLSLLNIEMNLILSPSLDFFWSCQEVKTLNVGGNPFRCTCELRDFIWLEKHLEGLMVGWPDSYTCEYPLSLTGTPLKDVYLPESSCNTTLLIVTIXLVLLVLGTAVVFCWLGFDLPWYLRMLGQWIRTQHGVRKTMQEESKRCVQFHMFISHSAHDSGWVKNKLIPHLETEDVLICLPERNFDPDRSIVENITNSKSIFVLSPNFVQSERRHCEFYLAHHSPSHDSYDYIIPISLEPIPSYCIPPRVPKLKALLEKQVYLEWPRDIFWANLRAALNVNLSDSRDRCELQTFTEPNDEYHGSTISLVXTDCF